The Epilithonimonas zeae genome contains the following window.
ACGTAAGACCAGAAACTCAGGCTACTTCTACCTATACAGCTCCTGCAAGCAGTTCTTACTCTAAAGAAATTACTACTATTGGTCACTCTTGGAAAGGAACAACAGGATCATATACAGATGCAGTTTATTACGTAAAAGAAGGAAGTAACTATTACAGAATGTATTTCACTTCCAATGGCGGTGCTACTACAGGTAATATGTATTTCAAATATAAAAACATCACGGGAGAACTTGCTGTTGCAGACTTTGGTAAAAAGGGAACATTCGGAATTTATCCAAACCCAACTAAAGAAGACAAAAAAGTTAACATCTTGTTTGATGTAAAAGAAGCAGCTTTTAAGAACGGAAGCATTGAAGTATTTGATTTCTCTGGTAAAAAAGTATATGAAACTTCTATTATAAACAAGTCAGGATTCTCTACACAACAAGTTGATCTTAATAGACTTTCGTCAGGAGTTTATGTCGTGAAAATCACTTATGGAGGACAGACAGAAACAAAAAAGCTTGTCGTAAAATAAGCCATATTTCATGGGTAAATATTGATTGATTTTTATAAATCCTATGCAATCGCCATTTCGCCGTTGGTGATTGTCATCAAATATTTATCGTGGCGATTTCAGATTTTATTCTTTATAAGACCACCTTCGGGTGGTTTTTTGCTTGTTGTGATTTGCTTAAATAATGAGTAAATTTGTAGAAATAATTCGATTACAGTGAATTCCATTATCAATAAAAAAGTAGAATTTCAGGATTTGGGAACCAAAGATTACCAACCATCCTGGGATTATCAGGAAGAATTACTGAAAAAAAATCTCGAAACTAAAATCTTTAATCGGGAAAATCCAGACCATCAAAAAGCGACCAATAATTATCTTCTTTTAGTAGAACATCCACACGTTTATACACTTGGAAAAAGTGGTCACGAGGAGAATCTCCTGGCTAATGAAAACAAGCTGAAGGAAATCAATGCTACTTATGTCAAAGTGAATCGTGGTGGTGATATTACCTATCACGGATTTGGACAGATTGTTGGCTACCCTATTTTGGATTTGGAGAATTTTTATACAGACATCCACCGTTATATGCGCGATCTGGAGGAAGTCATTATCCGAACTATTGCAGAATATGGACTGAAAGGAGAACGTTCCAATGGCGAAACGGGCGTTTGGCTGGATGTGGGAAAACCTTATGCCAGAAAAATCTGCGCAATGGGCGTAAAAGCTTCGCGTTGGGTTACCATCCACGGATTTGCTTTGAATGTGAACACCGATATGCGCTATTTCGAATATATCATCCCTTGCGGAATTACCGATAAACAAGTCACCTCTTTGAAAAGAGAATTAGAGCGAGAAGTTGATTACGAAGAAGTAAAGCAAAAAATCAAAAAACATTTTGTAGATGTATTTGGCTGTGAACTAATTTCATAAATGATTAATGGTAATTGATAGATCATATTAAAACTTCGATAAATCATTTATCAATTATCAAATATTGGTTATCTTACATCGTCATCCCAATATCAATTCCCTTAATTTTTCTATAAAGATCGGTTGCGAAATTATCCGTCATTCCGGAAACAAAATCAATTACGCCAAGCACTTTCTGATAATCGGTTCCATCTTCATAAAAGAATTGCTTTGGAAGAAGCTTCAGGGCTTTTTTATCATAAGATTTTCTTTCATCAGCAGCTTTCAAAATGGATGGAATAAAATGATCTAGCAACTCGTACATTACGTTGTAACCAGCATTTTCGATTTCCACAACGGCTTTGTGATTATAAATTTTTTCAATAGAGAAGGTTTCAATATCCTGCAGCGTTTTGTTTTCAGATTTATAAATGTCCAAAAGACCTTTATCAAGATTACCTTCCAAAATTGTATTGAAATTACTTTTATAAAGCTCAACAGATTTATTAATTAAAGCATTGATAACCTTTGCTCTCAGGTAAGAAATTTGCTCATTTTCATTACTGATAGAATTTAGTTTTTGCTCTACTCTATTGATATCGTCTGTTTCAGATTTCACCAATTCGAAGAACAGATTTTTACAATCTGCCGTAGAAACAATTCCCAATCTGTGCGCATCTTCCATATCAATGATATTGTAACAAATATCATCCGCCGCTTCTACGAGCCAAACAAATGGATGTCTTTTGAAAATATAAGGATTTTCGTTCTCCTGAATCATTGATGTTCCTTTTGCAATCTCCAAGAAAATATCTTTCTCATTCTGGAAAAACCCAAATTTTTTACGATGGATAAAACCTTTCTTTTTAGCAATCGCTTCACAAGGATATTTTGCAATACTTGCCAATGTCGCAAAAGTCAATTGGATTCCGCCAGCATCTTTTCCTTGTTGTTGCTGTGCTAAAACTCGGATTGCATTGGCATTTCCTTCAAAATTAACCAGATCCGCCCACTCTTTTTCATTGAATTTCGATTTCAAATCACTTTCATTCCTGTCAAAATAACTCGCAATCGCATCTTCTCCAGAATGTCCAAAAGCAGGATTCCCAACATCGTGACAAAGACAAGCTGCAGCAATAACATTTCCAAGGTTATGGAGATAAAAACTCTTGGATTCTTCGTTGAGATCATTAGTGTAATTATCGTAAATAAATTCTCCCATCACGCTTCCCAAACTACGACCGACAGACGAAACTTCCAAAGAATGCGTCAATCGGTTGTGTACAAAAACACTTCCCGGGAGTGGAAAAACCTGAGTTTTATTCTGCAACCTTCTGAATGCCGATGAGAAAATGATTCTGTCAAAATCTCTCTGAAAATCGGTTCTGGAAGCTTTGGTATGCGGATTATTTCCTGTGCGTTGATTGGTAAAAATTGAATTCAAATCCATAATGGATTCAAAAATAAGGGATATTTTATTTTTAAAGGAATAATATTTGAGTTTTTATCAAAAAAGTAATTATGCCAGAAGGTCCTGTAATATTATTAATGAAAGAACACCTCCAAAAATTTGTTGGGGAAAAAGTGATTGCTGTTAGCGGATCCGAAATAGAAGGAAGTCTAATTAAAGGTAAAACTTTGAAAGGAATCAAACTTTATGGGAAACAGACTTATTTGATTTTTGATGAAATTAATATTAGAATTCATTTATTAATGTTTGGTTCCTATGAAATTGATAAACAAACAAAACCTACTGACAATCTAAAACTTGGATTAAGTTTTAAAAGTGGAAAGGCGTTTTTCTATACTTGTTCCGTCAAACTTTTACCAAATAGCTTTCTCGAAACTATCGATTGGGAAGCAGATGTAATGAGTGAAGTTTGGAATCCTGAAAAAGCAAAAACGAAAATGAAAAA
Protein-coding sequences here:
- the lipB gene encoding lipoyl(octanoyl) transferase LipB encodes the protein MNSIINKKVEFQDLGTKDYQPSWDYQEELLKKNLETKIFNRENPDHQKATNNYLLLVEHPHVYTLGKSGHEENLLANENKLKEINATYVKVNRGGDITYHGFGQIVGYPILDLENFYTDIHRYMRDLEEVIIRTIAEYGLKGERSNGETGVWLDVGKPYARKICAMGVKASRWVTIHGFALNVNTDMRYFEYIIPCGITDKQVTSLKRELEREVDYEEVKQKIKKHFVDVFGCELIS
- a CDS encoding DNA-formamidopyrimidine glycosylase family protein — protein: MPEGPVILLMKEHLQKFVGEKVIAVSGSEIEGSLIKGKTLKGIKLYGKQTYLIFDEINIRIHLLMFGSYEIDKQTKPTDNLKLGLSFKSGKAFFYTCSVKLLPNSFLETIDWEADVMSEVWNPEKAKTKMKKNPKMMVCDALMDQDIFSGVGNIIKNEALFRTTIQPESLIENIPIKKLNDLISEARNFSFDFYKWKREGVLRKKFQVYEQKNCPTCRKPLTKKMTGKSKRASFYCETDQKLF
- a CDS encoding deoxyguanosinetriphosphate triphosphohydrolase, with product MDLNSIFTNQRTGNNPHTKASRTDFQRDFDRIIFSSAFRRLQNKTQVFPLPGSVFVHNRLTHSLEVSSVGRSLGSVMGEFIYDNYTNDLNEESKSFYLHNLGNVIAAACLCHDVGNPAFGHSGEDAIASYFDRNESDLKSKFNEKEWADLVNFEGNANAIRVLAQQQQGKDAGGIQLTFATLASIAKYPCEAIAKKKGFIHRKKFGFFQNEKDIFLEIAKGTSMIQENENPYIFKRHPFVWLVEAADDICYNIIDMEDAHRLGIVSTADCKNLFFELVKSETDDINRVEQKLNSISNENEQISYLRAKVINALINKSVELYKSNFNTILEGNLDKGLLDIYKSENKTLQDIETFSIEKIYNHKAVVEIENAGYNVMYELLDHFIPSILKAADERKSYDKKALKLLPKQFFYEDGTDYQKVLGVIDFVSGMTDNFATDLYRKIKGIDIGMTM